One Echeneis naucrates chromosome 4, fEcheNa1.1, whole genome shotgun sequence genomic window, CCTGCTCCCGCAGCATGTTGGCGGTGGACGCCAGCTCCGAGTTCTGGGACTTCAGGGtcttcactttctcctccagcCTCGAGATGcgctccagcttcctcttccgGCACTTGGAGGCGGCGATGCgattcctcatcctcttcctctccgcCTTGATGCGCTCCTGGCTCTCCATGTCgatgggggagagaggaggggtctCTCCCGGCATCTCGGGTACGGTTTGGGGCTCCTCTTTGAGCGCCGTGAGCCGCGGGAGCTGGGCGGAGGAGGGCTGGCCGTAGATGGGAAGCTGAGGCGGGGCGGCTGGGAAGGAAATAGCCGGGGCTGAGGTGGTGTAGTTGGGAGCAGAGACCGTGCTGATGGCCGGGTTGAAAGTGTTCAGGTCCTCGTATACCGGCGAGTCGGAGCGCATGGTGGCGTTGGTGTTGTAAACTGTGGCACCGGCGACGGACGAGACGGGGGGCAGGGCGGTGTTGACACTGGTCTGAGGGGCCGAGGTGACGCTCACGTTGGCCGGGGCCGGCATGTGCTGGTGATGGAGCTCAGCCAGGGCCCGGACGAAGCCCTCGGCGAAGCCCTCCTGCTCGTCGGTGACGTTCTTGGGGCACAGGAACTGGGTCGGGGTCGGCGTGGTGGTGATGAGCCCGTTGCTGGACTGGATGATGAGCCGCTCCAGTTCCGGGGAGGCGAGCTTCAGTAAGCCCACGTCGGGGGAGGTGAGGATATCCCCGGCTTTGGCCCGCAGGTGAGGTTTCAGGGTGCCCGTCGGGTCGGAGAGGTTCagtgtcatgttgtgtttcagcgCTTTGGGGTTGCTGTATCCGTAGCCGCCGTTATCGTGCTGGGAGAAAGCGTTGAGTGAGTCGTCATAGAAAGTAGTTTCCATCTTGGTATACATAGAAGaagaaaaccccaaaaaacaaacgtAGCTATAAAGTCTTCTACAAAACAACTTTCGtcccccctttttcttcttcctggttTATCggatgagtttaaaaaaaaaaagaagcaaaaacaaaacaacaacaaaaaaagaaccacTGGTTTCCAAACGTCCTCTCTGTGCGTAAAACTTCCAAACTCTGAGAGCGCACTTTGTTTCTCGACACAGGAATCAGGACTTACTTCTTTTCAGCCGGCGGCGGTCGATTGTTCAGTGTTCAGTTGTAAAGAGTTCACAAAGTATCCAGACTTGTACGGAGTccgtgaattaaaaaaaaagtgccgaAGCGGCTTTAAGTTGTGTGTCagacagcagagtgtgtgtggtgcGTCCTCTGCCGGGATGTGTGTATACTCTGAGCAGCACAGCGTGGAGACAAACCTTATCTGCTGCCGCTGCTTCTCTAAAAATAGCCATGATGTCATGACGGGGCGCTCCCATTGGCTGGGGGGCGTGTCGCGGCCGGCCCCCTCGGCTAAAGGGCCCGCCCCCTTGAGTAGACGACCACCCAGAAACTTCTTAATCTCGCGTTGGATTGTGGGATGAGGTAATGCTGTAAGGAGAGCGTAAGCGCAGTGCATTCTGGGATGACGTATTGTTTTTGAATATCTGGTTACCCGCTTTGCTGGTCGTGGCGGGACAGCCGGTGTTCACAGCTCACACtcaatgtttctcttttt contains:
- the jun gene encoding transcription factor Jun produces the protein MYTKMETTFYDDSLNAFSQHDNGGYGYSNPKALKHNMTLNLSDPTGTLKPHLRAKAGDILTSPDVGLLKLASPELERLIIQSSNGLITTTPTPTQFLCPKNVTDEQEGFAEGFVRALAELHHQHMPAPANVSVTSAPQTSVNTALPPVSSVAGATVYNTNATMRSDSPVYEDLNTFNPAISTVSAPNYTTSAPAISFPAAPPQLPIYGQPSSAQLPRLTALKEEPQTVPEMPGETPPLSPIDMESQERIKAERKRMRNRIAASKCRKRKLERISRLEEKVKTLKSQNSELASTANMLREQVAQLKQKVMNHVNSGCQLMLTQQLQTF